TGAAAATGGCGGCTTAAACATAAATTAATCATACTGTAACCTCAGCTTAATAAAGGCGTTGCTCATAGCCCCTAACATGGGGGCTATGAAACGTGCTTTTACATTAATTGAATTATTGGTAGTTATTGCTATTATCGCCATCTTGGCCGCCATTCTCTTTCCTGTCTTCGCACAGGCGCGTGAGAAGGCACGCCAGACCTCCTGCCTCTCGAACATGAAGCAGCTGGGCCTAGGGCTGATGATGTACGCGCAGGACTACGACGAGACCTTGATGCAGACGACCTGGGAGATTCCGACCTGGAAGGTGCACTGGTCCTATGTCCTCCAGCCCTATGTCAAGAACGAGCGTGTCTTTGTCTGCCCCTCCGATCCCGCTCCGGTCAAGCCCAACGCGCCTTGTGCCGCGGGACAGGTAGTGGGGGTGAGCTGCGACGGCCAGGTGCCCGCCTTCTCCTACATCAATAACTACAACGTCATCCCTGCCCACGACTGGCTGGCCCCCAGTGCTGCCGCCATCGAGGCACCCGCCAACCTGATCGCCCTCGCCGAGCGCCGCGATAAGCTGACCAGCGGCGCCGTGGTTGGTCAGTGGAAGGGGATGAGCGGGCTCGTGGCTACCAGCACGGCACGTGGGTCGTCCTCAGGAGGCGGCCAGATCTGTCCCGGCGATACCTGGAGGCTAGTCACCAAGGCCGATGCCGATGCAGGACTGCTGGCCGCCAACGACAAGAAACCTGAGCTGATCCGTGTCAAGTGGGATCGGCACAACCAGGGGGCGAACTACACCTTCGCCGATGGCCATGCCAAGTGGTTGCGTGTCGAGCAGACAATCGATCCCAATAGCTTCCTCTGGGGCGATAGGTTCCTGCCCACTCCCTTTGTTCCCAACCCGCTGGGCGCACCGCCCTGTAACTAGGGCCTGCCTGCTCTGCGTGGTACCATAACGCTCGATGATCTCTGAGACTTTAGGGGCGGTAGCGGCGGCGATCACCGCCGCCTGGGAGCCCACTGCTAAGAAGACCGCCGCGCAGGAGAGCCGCCCTCGGACCCTCGTTCTCGCTGCGGTCAACCCGCCCCGCACCCTGGGGCTCTGGGAGCGCGAGCTACTCATCGCCGCCGGAGCAACGGGGCTGGCCAACCCTGAGGCGCACGACCTGACCGCTGCGGAGCTCACCGCCTTCGCCCCCGAGGTGATCGTGATCGTCGGCGAGGACACCGAGGGGCTTACGGAGCTGGAGGGCTGGTTTGCGCTCCCCGCGGTCACGGAGCACGAGGTCTATTTAGTGGAGCCCGCCTATATCAGCGAGGTGGGGGAGGGACTGGCGGAGGCCGCGCGTGTCTTGGCAACCATCCTCCACCCGGATATCTTTACCCAGATGCTCCCCTCGTTCTCGGTCCAGCTCGCCCCGCTGGAGCTCTTCACACCTCCGAGCCCCGACGATGCTGAATCTGACGGATGATCTAGGGCGTCGGCTTATCCTCACGCAGCCCGCTCGGCGCATCCTCTCCCTCTCCCCCGCCACGACCGAGAACCTCTTTGCCATCGGTGCCGGAAGTGCCGTTGTCGGGGCGACGAGTGCTTGTGACTTTCCGGTAGAGGCTCAGAAGCTCCCACGAGTCGGGGACTTTACGCGGCCCTCCTACGAGAAGATCCTCGCGCTCAAGCCGGATCTCATTGTCTTTGACTCCGCGACCGTGAAAAAGCCCGCGGTCGAGAGCCTCGCCGCCCGGGTGCGTGTCCCCGTGTTTGTCCAGCGCTCCGAGAAAGCTGCCGATGTCCCTCATCACTTGGAGGCGCTGGGG
This genomic interval from Armatimonas rosea contains the following:
- a CDS encoding prepilin-type N-terminal cleavage/methylation domain-containing protein: MKRAFTLIELLVVIAIIAILAAILFPVFAQAREKARQTSCLSNMKQLGLGLMMYAQDYDETLMQTTWEIPTWKVHWSYVLQPYVKNERVFVCPSDPAPVKPNAPCAAGQVVGVSCDGQVPAFSYINNYNVIPAHDWLAPSAAAIEAPANLIALAERRDKLTSGAVVGQWKGMSGLVATSTARGSSSGGGQICPGDTWRLVTKADADAGLLAANDKKPELIRVKWDRHNQGANYTFADGHAKWLRVEQTIDPNSFLWGDRFLPTPFVPNPLGAPPCN
- a CDS encoding ABC transporter substrate-binding protein — its product is MISETLGAVAAAITAAWEPTAKKTAAQESRPRTLVLAAVNPPRTLGLWERELLIAAGATGLANPEAHDLTAAELTAFAPEVIVIVGEDTEGLTELEGWFALPAVTEHEVYLVEPAYISEVGEGLAEAARVLATILHPDIFTQMLPSFSVQLAPLELFTPPSPDDAESDG